From the genome of Perca fluviatilis chromosome 1, GENO_Pfluv_1.0, whole genome shotgun sequence, one region includes:
- the LOC120561067 gene encoding CDGSH iron-sulfur domain-containing protein 3, mitochondrial-like: protein MNMLSKVEASWISGTLRTLWITAMAAPKVHLSTLPPEPVIPSKKPFKVELVGGKRYSWCACGHSKKQPLCDGAHKTKAQGLSPLRFVPEKDATVWLCGCKYTNNPPYCDGTHKQDFIVSAPLHEQSDS, encoded by the exons ATGAACATGTTGTCCAAAGTAGAAGCCAGCTGGATTAGTGGAACCCTGAGGACACTTTGGATAACAGCTATGGCAGCTCCCAAG GTCCATCTTTCCACACTTCCTCCAGAACCTGTCATCCCCTCTAAGAAACCTTTCAAAGTGGAGCTGGTTGGGGGGAAGCGTTACTCCTGGTGCGCCTGTGGACACAGCAAGAAACAG CCTCTCTGCGACGGAGCCCACAAAACCAAAGCCCAAGGCTTGTCGCCGCTACGCTTTGTCCCCGAGAAAGACGCCACAGTTTGGTTGTGTGGTTGCAAGTACACCAACAACCCACCTTACTGTGACGGCACGCACAAGCAGGACTTCATCGTGTCTGCCCCACTACATGAACAAAGCGACTCTTGA